One genomic segment of Acanthochromis polyacanthus isolate Apoly-LR-REF ecotype Palm Island chromosome 9, KAUST_Apoly_ChrSc, whole genome shotgun sequence includes these proteins:
- the LOC127535519 gene encoding uncharacterized protein LOC127535519 isoform X2: MPKQVLTDRHLYNVNMCDIRCGFLKTQVSSPGRRQWWLPLATQLECLSAEVNQALIIISPEVIAVFRDQSGRYGVFDSHSRDSRGLPSHSGKAIVMTFAELSDLANHLHTLFRDRGDSASYEFVPVSFQTDSPSEHPQQSPETEVQDEVSEPALLALQADSGTAVKIEEDVKGSSAVPQARKLSKLDKDRRRKAKRRACEKKEKVKEKLGKKTGERLRYASCAEFRRKKIQAHSKCVQKNHEQRLLSSKKYYAKFNVKMRDSLKNKYMTDSAFRSRQKNYVVKRYRMDPAFRNRQKNNVLKRYSTDPAILNRQKKYVVHRYRKDPEFRLHHIQRCSLLRRRRLAANPDMRQKLWRALSIRRKYRQLGTSRQPVLTSVMAAAIAAFRETISHGPTYVCTVCHRTMFPNQVKSCKRVKYSTNIDVAQACLTGTYVHVCDAECSSPCSMPPERLQEWICHNCDSHLSRGRMPTHAVANNLELAPIPPELAQLNVLERQLIAKILPFAKIIALPKGQQRAVHGAVVCVPSEVESVVNSLPRPLPEAQLLQVKLKRHIRFKGYQHFYTVNMKNVLVALEKLREQHSEYSDVTIDEQATFQNLLHDSDNECTDDAQWGEDSMLDEELLEAADSYTEPVLADFVSAAGTSRPEDDQRRNTDMPSPSTELENRSNDVTTETLLEESADDIDSQHDSMDAAQWGEDILDQELLQVSDSYQTNLAADIPTEQQEELRPGLALDTCMQPPDIAQEILSYGDGIFSVAPAQGNKPVGFFAIPKLEAMAFPVQFPTGENTLDEDRPIKLSPSRYFNARLFGADTRFAEDQTYLFFAQFVTETNLARGSMSIQMRKGKMRTKDGRAIKNSMLQDKEEVERLIQAKEAMRFMQPLRGTPAYWNKSLRDLHAMLRQLGKPTFFLTFSAAEMRWPEIIGVIKSQQGQTLGDFSELDWKAKCDILRSNPVTVMRMFEKRVDALMAKLILSPARPIGEVEDYFYRVEFQARGSPHIHMLVWVKDAPVYGEDLDHTVCRFIDRHISCQMPDPEKDPELHKIVSEVQVHSRSHTGSCRKGNVVCRYGFPKLPFDITWITEPFAADVEMEDGQDQEEVMKERREQIRRQQRDAKEKLRHLRELLMDPKASFESLSDLLRRCDLEHDAYMKCAENLTSGSVVMLKRQPKECWVNAYNPDLLRAWNANMDIQYVLDEYCCAMYMMSYITKPEHEMTEILNSVVKTSRESAFNQSEEMRKIMQAYAKHREVSAQEAVARTCSLPLKKCSRSVIFLSTDEEAMKMSLPMSRLKDMAPESEEVWMLGVPEKYLFRPKTPEFQGMCLAEFASDYRVVYGEQAQGPSAIALLCDKGHIAKRTAGKPAVIRYARFSETKAPEKHFRRLLKLYLPHRSDDELNDGGRTSYEEFYKSRRNVKDIVEHNRKRFEGRGAGMDKALQNVQFGPVLNAWNTFAPEVEAERQECLELREKIPEEQDEDAVPDFEDLNVGEPVPRIEAPRLSPDFVRKMFQSLNETQACVFYAVRQWCLRRVWGQDPEPFHYFVSGGAGCGKSHVIKCIHEEATRILRQLPRFRDAADMSQPTVLLTAFTGTAAFNIAGKTLHSVLKLPRSLEPPYQGLGNALDELRASLSSVEILIIDEISMVSKKLFAYVNWRFQQLKGNRRPFGGISVLAVGDFYQLPPLGRAKPLCVYEETEFDLWRERFTMVNLTEIMRQKDDRAFAELLNRLRVKRKQDPLCAADRGLLMRAVSDGKDCPPGTLHVFATNKQVDGHNAATVASLLKGDVKIAAEDYRKDVATGRKVPVPNIKGTKRDLPDSIMAAEGARVMLIRNLNVEDGLVNGTFGTISTILPDRRDPKVVSFLGLKLDNTTAGQTLRKKLLGPSDDLVYVERSEESIGRKGGVVRRQFPVKLAFACTAHKVQGMTVTSAVVSLKRMFQPGMAYVALSRTTSLQGLTITDFDETKIYADPAITTALEDMRSASFQSVTPLLHRFNRTERPDAEVTIVHHNTQGLPSHMVDLKLHHELRLADVLCLTETHLSGSSVSSSFDLEGYTVFHRSRQACYTTCRDMASKAGGGVAVYCRSALMAEAPSCMGRVTDLECLVVKVEVPVKVLIATVYRPPDFGLQKFLPNLNALLDTLELLNHHPIVVCGDFNEDLLSRGKKSIRDALLSRGYNQLITESTTDKNTVIDHIYISQPEKCVQSGVLQTYYSYHSPVYCILTG, from the coding sequence gtgtggctttttaaaaactcaagtCTCGAGCCCTGGAAGACGGCAGTGGTGGCTTCCGCTTGCCACCCAGCTGGAGTGTCTTTCAGCAGAGGTTAATCAGGCTTTAATCATCATTTCACCCGAGGTTATTGCTGTTTTCCGTGATCAGTCCGGGAGGTATGGAGTGTTTGATTCCCACTCCAGAGACTCAAGAGGATTACCCTCTCATTCCGGGAAGGCGATCGTCATGACTTTTGCGGAACTCAGTGACCTGGCTAACCACCTGCACACACTCTTTAGAGACCGTGGAGACTCTGCAAGTTACGAGTTTGTCCCGGTTTCTTTTCAGACTGACAGCCCCAGTGAACATCCTCAACAATCCCCAGAAACTGAGGTTCAAGATGAAGTGTCTGAACCTGCTCTCCTCGCATTGCAGGCAGACAGTGGGACGGCTGTCAAAATTGAGGAGGACGTTAAAGGTTCCTCAGCTGTCCCACAAGCAAGAAAGCTCTCTAAATTGGACAAAGATCGGAGGCGAAAAGCCAAGAGGAGAGCAtgtgaaaaaaaggaaaaagtgaaagaaaaacttgGGAAAAAAACTGGTGAGAGACTCAGGTATGCCAGCTGTGCTGAATTTcgcaggaagaaaattcaggCACACAGTAAGTGTGTGCAAAAGAACCATGAACAACGGCTCTTGTCTTCCAAAAAATACTATGCGAAGTTCAATGTCAAAATGCGAGAcagcttaaaaaacaaatacatgacaGATTCTGCTTTTCGGAGCAGgcaaaaaaattatgttgtcaagAGGTACAGAATGGATCCAGCCTTTCGgaacaggcaaaaaaataatgttCTCAAGAGGTACAGCACGGATCCAGCCATTCTGAACAGGCAGAAAAAGTATGTTGTCCACAGGTACAGGAAGGATCCAGAGTTCAGGCTACATCATATTCAACGCTGTAGCCTGCTCAGAAGACGCAGGTTGGCTGCCAATCCTGACATGCGTCAGAAGTTGTGGAGAGCACTGAGCATCAGGCGGAAATACCGACAGCTCGGAACCTCTCGCCAGCCAGTGCTCACTTCAGTGATGGCAGCGGCAATAGCAGCATTCCGTGAGACCATCAGCCATGGACCAACATACGTCTGTACCGTCTGCCACAGGACTATGTTTCCAAATCAAGTCAAGTCATGCAAGAGAGTTAAATACTCCACCAACATCGACGTGGCACAGGCTTGCTTGACTGGAACatatgtgcatgtctgtgaCGCTGAGTGCTCCTCCCCTTGCTCAATGCCACCAGAGAGACTGCAGGAGTGGATCTGCCACAACTGTGACAGCCACCTCAGCCGTGGGAGGATGCCAACACATGCAGTAGCGAACAATTTAGAGTTGGCACCCATTCCCCCGGAGTTGGCCCAACTCAACGTGCTGGAGAGACAGCTCATCGCAAAAATCCTCCCGTTTGCGAAGATCATCGCCTTACCGAAAGGACAGCAGCGAGCAGTCCATGGAGCTGTTGTGTGCGTTCCATCGGAAGTGGAAAGCGTTGTCAACAGTCTTCCACGTCCCCTCCCAGAAGCACAGCTACTGCAGGTGAAATTAAAGCGTCACATTCGATTCAAAGGTTACCAGCACTTCTACACTGTCAACATGAAGAATGTGCTGGTAGCCCTGGAAAAACTCAGAGAGCAGCACTCTGAGTATTCCGATGTGACCATTGATGAACAGGCCACGTTCCAAAATCTCCTCCACGACTCAGACAACGAGTGCACGGATGATGCGCAGTGGGGAGAAGACAGCATGCTCgacgaggagctgctggaggcggCTGATAGCTACACTGAGCCAGTCTTGGCCGATTTTGTGTCAGCCGCAGGAACGAGTCGGCCAGAAGACGACCAAAGACGCAATACTGACATGCCATCACCAAGCACTGAGCTGGAAAACCGGTCCAATGATGTCACGACAGAAACCCTCTTGGAGGAGTCTGCTGATGACATAGACTCTCAGCACGACAGCATGGATGCTGCCCAGTGGGGAGAAGACATCTTGGACCAAGAGCTGCTACAAGTGTCTGACAGCTACCAGACCAATTTAGCTGCAGACATACCCACCGAACAGCAGGAGGAGCTAAGACCTGGACTTGCTCTGGACACCTGCATGCAGCCACCAGACATTGCGCAGGAAATACTTTCCTATGGAGATGGCATTTTCAGCGTTGCCCCCGCCCAAGGCAACAAACCTGTGGGATTTTTTGCAATCCCCAAACTGGAAGCCATGGCGTTCCCTGTGCAGTTTCCCACGGGAGAGAACACGCTGGATGAAGACCGTCCCATCAAACTTTCACCCAGCAGATACTTTAACGCCAGGCTTTTCGGGGCAGACACGCGGTTTGCCGAGGACCAGACTTACCTTTTCTTTGCGCAGTTTGTAACGGAGACGAACCTCGCGAGAGGAAGTATGTCGATACAAATGCGCAAAGGAAAGATGCGCACAAAAGACGGGCGTGCCATCAAAAACTCCATGCTCCAGGAcaaagaggaggtggagagatTAATTCAGGCCAAAGAGGCCATGCGATTTATGCAGCCTCTGAGAGGCACGCCCGCATATTGGAATAAAAGCCTGAGAGATTTGCATGCTATGCTCAGGCAACTCGGCAAACCGACgttctttttgactttttcgGCAGCTGAGATGAGATGGCCTGAAATAATTGGGGTCATCAAATCTCAGCAAGGACAAACACTTGGTGACTTTTCCGAACTGGACTGGAAAGCCAAGTGTGACATTTTGCGCAGTAACCCTGTCACCGTAATGCGCATGTTTGAAAAACGCGTGGATGCCCTTATGGCAAAGTTGATCCTCTCACCAGCGCGGCCCATCGGCGAGGTGGAGGATTATTTTTACCGCGTTGAATTTCAGGCCCGCGGAAGcccacacattcacatgctAGTGTGGGTCAAAGACGCCCCTGTGTACGGCGAGGACTTGGACCACACCGTATGCAGGTTCATTGACCGCCACATTTCCTGCCAGATGCCTGACCCCGAGAAGGACCCGGAGCTCCACAAAATCGTCTCGGAGGTTCAGGTACACAGCAGGAGCCACACCGGCTCTTGCCGAAAGGGAAACGTGGTGTGTCGTTATGGCTTCCCCAAGCTGCCGTTTGATATCACCTGGATCACAGAGCCCTTTGCTGCCGATGTGGAAATGGAAGATGGTCAAGACCAGGAAGAGGTGATGAAGGAACGGAGGGAGCAGATCCGTCGGCAGCAAAGGGACGCAAAGGAAAAGCTTCGGCACCTGAGAGAGCTCCTCATGGATCCGAAGGCCTCCTTTGAGAGCTTGTCAGATCTCCTCCGTCGATGCGACTTGGAACACGACGCCTATATGAAGTGTGCCGAAAATCTGACAAGCGGGAGCGTGGTCATGCTGAAGCGGCAGCCGAAGGAGTGTTGGGTTAACGCGTATAACCCAGACCTTCTCCGCGCTTGGAACGCAAACATGGACATCCAGTACGTCCTGGACGAGTACTGCTGTGCCATGTACATGATGTCGTACATCACCAAGCCGGAGCATGAGATGACCGAGATCCTGAACTCGGTCGTGAAGACCAGCAGAGAGTCTGCTTTCAACCAAAGTGAGGAAATGAGAAAGATCATGCAGGCCTATGCGAAGCACCGAGAGGTCAGCGCCCAGGAGGCAGTGGCTCGCACGTGCAGCTTGCCCCTGAAAAAGTGCTCGCGGTCTGTGATTTTCCTCTCGACGGACGAGGAAGCCATGAAGATGAGTCTTCCTATGAGTCGCCTGAAGGACATGGCACCCGAGTCTGAAGAGGTCTGGATGTTGGGGGTACCTGAGAAGTACCTGTTCAGACCAAAGACTCCCGAGTTTCAGGGGATGTGCCTGGCCGAATTTGCATCAGACTACCGGGTAGTCTATGGCGAACAAGCACAGGGCCCCAGTGCCATTGCCCTTTTGTGTGACAAAGGACATATTGCCAAGAGGACAGCCGGAAAACCAGCAGTCATTCGATATGCGCGCTTCTCTGAGACCAAGGCGCCAGAGAAACATTTCAGACGACTGCTAAAGCTGTACCTCCCCCACCGATCTGACGACGAACTCAACGACGGGGGTCGCACCTCGTACGAAGAGTTCTACAAATCCCGACGCAACGTCAAGGACATCGTGGAGCACAACAGGAAGCGATTCGAGGGACGAGGCGCAGGCATGGATAAGGCACTCCAGAACGTCCAGTTCGGTCCGGTCCTCAACGCTTGGAACACGTTCGCACCCGAGGTTGAGGCGGAACGGCAGGAGTGTCTTGAGCTCCGTGAAAAGATCCCAGAGGAGCAGGACGAAGACGCCGTGCCCGACTTTGAAGACCTGAATGTCGGTGAACCCGTTCCCCGAATCGAGGCGCCTCGGTTAAGTCCAGACTTTGTCCGCAAGATGTTTCAGAGTCTGAACGAGACCCAGGCGTGCGTCTTCTACGCTGTGCGCCAGTGGTGCCTTCGGCGTGTGTGGGGCCAAGATCCAGAACCGTTCCACTACTTTGTCTCTGGTGGAGCTGGTTGCGGTAAGTCCCACGTCATCAAGTGCATTCATGAGGAAGCAACGAGGATTCTGCGGCAGCTCCCGAGATTCCGGGACGCAGCTGACATGTCCCAGCCCACTGTCCTTCTGACTGCCTTCACGGGCACGGCAGCCTTTAACATCGCGGGCAAAACGTTGCACTCTGTCCTTAAGCTTCCCAGGTCCCTGGAACCGCCGTACCAGGGCCTGGGCAATGCACTTGATGAACTTAGAGCAAGTTTGTCTTCGGTGGAAATTCTCATCATCGATGAGATTTCCATGGTTTCCAAGAAGCTGTTTGCCTACGTCAACTGGCGATTCCAGCAGCTCAAAGGAAACCGAAGACCTTTTGGCGGCATTTCCGTTCTTGCAGTCGGCGACTTTTACCAGCTGCCGCCGCTGGGCAGGGCCAAGCCGCTCTGTGTCTACGAGGAGACAGAGTTCGATCTCTGGAGAGAGCGCTTCACCATGGTCAACCTCACTGAGATCATGCGCCAGAAGGATGACCGAGCGTTCGCCGAACTCCTCAATCGACTGCGTGTCAAGCGCAAGCAAGATCCTCTGTGCGCTGCGGACAGAGGCTTGCTCATGAGAGCCGTCTCTGACGGCAAAGATTGCCCGCCAGGAACGCTGCACGTCTTTGCCACCAACAAGCAGGTAGATGGTCACAACGCAGCCACCGTGGCCTCCCTGCTTAAAGGGGACGTCAAAATAGCGGCCGAGGACTACAGGAAGGATGTCGCTACCGGCAGGAAGGTGCCTGTGCCCAACATCAAAGGCACCAAGAGAGATTTGCCTGACAGCATAATGGCAGCTGAAGGAGCAAGAGTTATGCTGATCAGGAATCTCAACGTGGAGGATGGCCTTGTCAATGGAACCTTTGGGACCATCTCCACCATTCTGCCTGACAGACGTGACCCTAAAGTCGTGAGCTTTCTTGGACTTAAACTGGATAATACCACAGCAGGACAGACTCTCCGCAAAAAGCTTCTGGGCCCCTCGGACGACTTGGTGTACGTCGAGAGATCCGAGGAGAGCATCGGTCGCAAGGGCGGAGTCGTGAGACGTCAGTTCCCCGTCAAGCTGGCCTTTGCGTGTACAGCCCACAAAGTTCAGGGAATGACGGTGACGTCGGCTGTCGTGAGCCTGAAACGCATGTTTCAGCCAGGCATGGCGTATGTGGCGCTTAGTCGCACCACTTCGCTTCAGGGTCTCACCATCACCGATTTTGATGAGACAAAAATCTATGCTGACCCTGCCATTACGACAGCTTTGGAAGACATGCGCAGCGCGAGTTTCCAGAGTGTTACTCCGCTGTTGCACCGCTTCAACCGGACGGAGCGACCAGATGCAGAGGTGACAATCGTCCATCATAACACCCAAGGGCTTCCATCTCACATGGTGGACCTGAAGTTGCATCACGAACTCAGGTTGGCAGATGTGCTTTGTCTCACCGAGACACATCTGTCAGGGTCCTCTGTATCCTCCTCCTTTGATCTGGAGGGATACACTGTGTTTCACCGCAGCAGACAGGCGTGTTACACCACGTGCAGGGACATGGCGTCAAAGGCCGGGGGTGGAGTTGCCGTGTACTGCAGGAGCGCTCTGATGGCGGAGGCGCCGAGCTGCATGGGACGTGTCACAGATCTCGAATGTCTGGTCGTGAAGGTTGAGGTCCCAGTCAAAGTGCTAATAGCAACTGTGTATAGACCTCCAGATTTTGGTTTGCAAAAGTTTCTGCCAAACCTCAACGCTCTCTTGGACACATTGGAACTGTTGAATCACCACCCCATTGTTGTTTGTGGTGACTTCAATGAAGACCTCCTCTCGAGAGGCAAAAAAAGCATAAGAGATGCACTTCTGTCCAGAGGCTACAACCAATTGATCACAGAGTCTACCACAGACAAGAACACTGTGAttgatcacatttacatttcccaacctgagaaatgtgttcagtcagGTGTTCTCCAAACGTATTATAGCTATCACAGCCCGGTCTATTGCATTTTGACTGGCTAA